One genomic region from Apodemus sylvaticus chromosome 1, mApoSyl1.1, whole genome shotgun sequence encodes:
- the LOC127684300 gene encoding vomeronasal type-1 receptor 4-like has product MKMRSENFAMGIFLFSQITLGMLGNSSILFHYVILIYTGKHLMPKDLIIEHLTFANCLSIISKGIPRTMSDWGFKNFLNDTGCKLIMYISRVTRGVSLYSMCLLSCFQAITVSISNSRWMMLKYRATKYIGPSCSVSWLVHLLLNIFIPARVLGPSYKENATNWVSYGYCSLLASGSVTTVLYMFLLCFSDVLCLSLMAYASVFMVHTLYKHKRQVKYIHTTQHFLKVSPEDRATETILTLLCIFVISYSFSSILAVLRTCTKYPVLWGVNVFTYIELSFPIFCPLVLITNMKSSFILFLPCFGKR; this is encoded by the coding sequence atgaAAATGCGTTCTGAAAACTTTGCAATGGgaattttcctcttttctcagATTACACTAGGAATGCTTGGCAATTCCtcaatactattccattatgTTATTTTAATATACACTGGGAAGCATTTGATGCCTAAAGACCTGATTATAGAGCACTTGACTTTTGCCAACTGCTTATCTATCATCTCAAAAGGCATCCCACGGACTATGTCAGATTGGGGATTTAAGAATTTTCTGAATGACACGGGATGTAAATTGATAATGTATATTTCCCGAGTAACAAGGGGAGTGTCCCTGTATTCGATGTGCCTACTGAGCTGTTTCCAAGCAATCACAGTCAGCATCAGCAACTCCAGGTGGATGATGCTTAAGTACAGAGCCACCAAGTACATCGGCCCCTCCTGCTCAGTCAGTTGGCTTGTGCACCTGCTTCTAAACATTTTCATTCCAGCAAGAGTATTAGGCCCCAGTTACAAGGAAAATGCTACTAACTGGGTGAGTTATGGATACTGCTCACTGTTAGCTTCTGGGAGCGTGACAACTGTACTATACATGTTCTTACTGTGCTTCTCTGATGTTCTGTGTCTGAGTCTCATGGCCTATGCAAGTGTCTTCATGGTACATACCCTCTACAAACATAAGAGACAAGTCAAGTATATCCATACTACTCAGCACTTTCTAAAAGTCTCACCTGAAGACAGAGCCACTGAAACTATCCTCACCCTACTGTGCATATTTGTTATCTCttactctttctcttccattctggCTGTCTTAAGGACCTGTACCAAATATCCAGTGCTCTGGGGAgtaaatgtatttacatatatagaaTTATCCTTTCCCATATTTTGCCCCCTTGTTCTTATCACAAATATGAAGTCTAGTTTTATTCTGTTTCTACCCTGCTTTGGTAAGAGATAG